A genomic stretch from Theobroma cacao cultivar B97-61/B2 chromosome 4, Criollo_cocoa_genome_V2, whole genome shotgun sequence includes:
- the LOC18602755 gene encoding uncharacterized protein LOC18602755 isoform X2 — protein MNSKQTPTRVFGQYTIASTFLSRSSNFSEELKEDSRNKDSKKFTSLSDFLNRKLPRSSGIPKTVQFKQDSTEKVDCMVSSGGVGEEEEKEETSRKRQNPFEGLVEEHRTRRPFLVLGDDPPKPKKRGRRECSLSNKKPKPHYNHYANGCGWWDCDMEGVDSEEVGSGEVWEGVGSTTFGGIVDWH, from the exons atgaattCAAAGCAAACTCCGACAAGGGTCTTCGGGCAGTACACTATTGCTTCAACCTTCCTCTCACGCTCTTCCAATTT CTCTGAGGAATTAAAAGAGGATTCGCGTAACAAAGATTCGAAGAAGTTTACGTCATTATCAGATTTCCTGAACCGAAAGCTTCCCAGAAGTTCTGGAATTCCCAAAACCGTACAG TTTAAGCAAGATAGCACTGAGAAAGTAGATTGTATGGTAAGTTCAGGTGGTGTtggtgaagaagaagaaaaagaagaaacttcAAGAAAAAGACAGAATCCATTTGAAG GTTTAGTTGAAGAGCACAGAACACGAAGGCCTTTTCTAGTTTTGGGAGATGATCCAccaaaaccaaagaaaagaggaagaagggAGTGTTCTCTAAGCAACAAGAAACCAAAACCCCATTATAATCACT ATGCAAATGGTTGTGGCTGGTGGGACTGTGACATGGAAGGTGTTGACAGTGAGGAAGTAGGCTCTGGTGAAGTATGGGAAGGGGTGGGCTCTACAACATTTGGAGGAATAGTAGACTGGCATTAA
- the LOC18602755 gene encoding uncharacterized protein LOC18602755 isoform X1 encodes MNSKQTPTRVFGQYTIASTFLSRSSNFSEELKEDSRNKDSKKFTSLSDFLNRKLPRSSGIPKTVQEKSRPFSSLLLRKEGDSVNKQNESKKEEETEKKDVIDKVVFEQFKQDSTEKVDCMVSSGGVGEEEEKEETSRKRQNPFEGLVEEHRTRRPFLVLGDDPPKPKKRGRRECSLSNKKPKPHYNHYANGCGWWDCDMEGVDSEEVGSGEVWEGVGSTTFGGIVDWH; translated from the exons atgaattCAAAGCAAACTCCGACAAGGGTCTTCGGGCAGTACACTATTGCTTCAACCTTCCTCTCACGCTCTTCCAATTT CTCTGAGGAATTAAAAGAGGATTCGCGTAACAAAGATTCGAAGAAGTTTACGTCATTATCAGATTTCCTGAACCGAAAGCTTCCCAGAAGTTCTGGAATTCCCAAAACCGTACAG GAGAAATCAAGGCCTTTCTCATCGCTATTGCTTCGGAAAGAAGGGGACTCTGTTAATAAGCAGAATGAGAGCAAGAAAGAAGAGGAAACAGAGAAAAAAGATGTTATTGACAAAGTTGTTTTTGAGCAGTTTAAGCAAGATAGCACTGAGAAAGTAGATTGTATGGTAAGTTCAGGTGGTGTtggtgaagaagaagaaaaagaagaaacttcAAGAAAAAGACAGAATCCATTTGAAG GTTTAGTTGAAGAGCACAGAACACGAAGGCCTTTTCTAGTTTTGGGAGATGATCCAccaaaaccaaagaaaagaggaagaagggAGTGTTCTCTAAGCAACAAGAAACCAAAACCCCATTATAATCACT ATGCAAATGGTTGTGGCTGGTGGGACTGTGACATGGAAGGTGTTGACAGTGAGGAAGTAGGCTCTGGTGAAGTATGGGAAGGGGTGGGCTCTACAACATTTGGAGGAATAGTAGACTGGCATTAA